In one Dermacentor variabilis isolate Ectoservices chromosome 4, ASM5094787v1, whole genome shotgun sequence genomic region, the following are encoded:
- the LOC142578364 gene encoding sulfotransferase 4A1-like, which yields MIYLGVSHPDDLKPSLPLRVISSHYPLRNEFMSSEAKYIYVARNPWDVCVSFYHMVTSLSAYRFQDGTFDQFFDAFLSEDVAGYGNYFDHVVPGYELKDIPNVFFVTYENLTKDTRGTVLKLARFLGESYAVDLEKDNRMLSELLERCSADHMKETMVLDLSTNSNPGIDKVLRRLDENCKDGHNGDSKKYCFVREAKSEKI from the exons ATGATATATCTAGGCGTGTCACACCCTGACGACTTGAAACCAAGCCTGCCACTGCGTGTGATCTCATCGCATTATCCCTTGAGAAATGAGTTCATGAGCAGCGAGGCAAAGTACATCTACGTGGCGCGGAACCCATGGGACGTCTGCGTGTCATTCTACCACATGGTGACCAGTCTCAGCGCCTACCGGTTCCAAGATGGCACATTCGACCAGTTCTTCGATGCTTTCCTGAGCGAAGATGTCGCAGGTTACGGGAACTACTTCGATCACGTGGTTCCCGGATATGAGCTCAAGGACATACCCAACGTGTTTTTCGTGACATATGAGAACTTGACGAAAGACACCCGAGGCACTGTTCTGAAGCTTGCGCGCTTCTTGGGAGAGAGCTATGCAGTAGATTTGGAAAAGGATAATCGGATGCTTAGTGAGTTGCTTGAACGATGCTCGGCCGATCACATGAAAGAAACGATGGTCTTGGACCTCAGCACAAACTCAAATCCTGGTATCGACAAGGTGCTGCGGCGCCTTGACGAGAATTGCAAAGATGGGCACAACGGAGACAGCAAGAAGTACTGCTTCGTAAGAGAGGCCAAG TCTGAGAAGATCTAA